A single region of the Paraburkholderia megapolitana genome encodes:
- a CDS encoding acyltransferase family protein → MSDSAFEATGTSLPFQALPASEARAESASKDHVIDAMRGFAALLVAYFHCRQVEWIGMQSFHQTVGRSLDFSNIVAYLTFPVAWGSAGVPIFFVISGYCIHRGAALRLAQNPAWRLDATNFWARRFARIYPVLFAALLLTLALDWASLQLPPVSHKIREIGLQAFLVNLFSLQGVAGKTYGSNGALWTLSLEVQFYAIYPLLFALRRRIGITPVLVLVALVNVVSAFCLERHDIQFFTSYWLSWTLGAWIADTKAHAVASTQRPSLLLYGAAAVFTALGCVAFHFGQYVAFQLWALGFACYLYRALDTRRTAGGTAMRALSRLGDFSFSLYVVHLPIFVLLSSLLFRSALQQSIWPSFGYMLVAIPVAYGFYRLVELPAMKWSASLKPRNANSGKTSKTAVRA, encoded by the coding sequence ATGAGCGATTCGGCCTTCGAAGCAACCGGCACTTCGCTGCCCTTTCAGGCGCTGCCGGCCAGCGAGGCCCGCGCGGAAAGCGCCAGCAAGGATCACGTCATCGACGCCATGCGCGGTTTCGCGGCGCTGCTGGTGGCCTATTTTCATTGCCGGCAGGTTGAATGGATCGGCATGCAAAGCTTTCACCAGACGGTGGGCCGGTCGCTCGATTTCAGCAACATCGTCGCGTATCTGACGTTTCCAGTGGCCTGGGGGTCGGCTGGTGTGCCGATCTTCTTCGTTATCAGCGGTTACTGCATTCATCGCGGCGCGGCGTTGCGGCTTGCCCAGAACCCGGCCTGGCGGCTCGACGCCACTAACTTCTGGGCGCGCCGCTTTGCGCGCATCTATCCGGTGCTGTTCGCGGCACTGCTTCTGACGCTCGCGCTCGACTGGGCCAGCCTGCAATTGCCGCCGGTCAGCCATAAGATCCGCGAGATCGGCCTGCAGGCGTTCCTCGTCAACCTGTTCTCGCTGCAAGGCGTAGCCGGCAAGACCTATGGTTCGAACGGCGCGCTCTGGACACTGTCGCTCGAAGTGCAGTTCTATGCGATTTATCCACTGTTGTTCGCCTTGCGGCGGCGTATCGGCATCACGCCGGTGCTGGTGCTCGTCGCGCTCGTCAATGTCGTGTCGGCATTTTGCCTCGAGCGCCATGACATCCAGTTCTTCACGTCGTACTGGCTGTCGTGGACGCTCGGCGCGTGGATCGCCGATACGAAAGCGCACGCGGTTGCTTCTACGCAACGGCCGTCGCTATTGCTCTACGGTGCGGCGGCGGTGTTCACGGCACTCGGCTGTGTCGCGTTCCATTTCGGGCAGTACGTTGCGTTCCAGTTGTGGGCGCTCGGTTTCGCCTGCTACCTGTATCGCGCGCTCGACACGCGCCGTACCGCCGGCGGCACCGCGATGCGCGCACTGTCGCGGCTCGGCGATTTCAGTTTTTCGCTGTACGTCGTGCATCTGCCGATCTTCGTGCTGCTGTCGTCGCTGCTGTTCCGCTCGGCGCTGCAACAGTCGATCTGGCCTTCGTTCGGCTATATGCTGGTCGCCATTCCGGTTGCGTATGGGTTTTACCGACTGGTCGAGCTTCCGGCGATGAAGTGGTCGGCGAGTCTGAAACCGCGCAACGCCAATTCCGGCAAAACCTCGAAAACGGCAGTGCGGGCCTGA
- the galU gene encoding UTP--glucose-1-phosphate uridylyltransferase GalU encodes MLKVTKAVFPVAGLGTRFLPATKASPKEMLPIVDKPLIQYAVEEAIAAGITEMIFVTGRSKRAIEDHFDKSYEIEAELEARGKDQLLELVRSIKPANVDCFYVRQATALGLGHAVLCAEKLVGESPFAVILADDLLHSTKPVMKQLVDVFNHYHSSVVGVETIAREDSRSYGVVDGREWEEDVIKLSGIVEKPAPEKAPSNLGVVGRYVLMPTIFKHIRALKPGAGGELQLTDALQSLLAEEQVLAYRYFGTRFDCGSKLGYLKATVEFALRHPEVRAEFEEYLQNYLPVQLTAAAA; translated from the coding sequence ATGCTGAAAGTCACTAAAGCCGTGTTTCCCGTGGCGGGCCTCGGAACACGCTTCCTGCCGGCCACCAAGGCCAGTCCGAAAGAAATGCTGCCCATCGTCGACAAGCCGCTGATCCAGTACGCGGTAGAAGAGGCCATCGCGGCCGGCATCACCGAGATGATCTTCGTGACCGGGCGCAGCAAGCGCGCGATCGAAGATCACTTCGACAAGTCGTATGAAATCGAGGCCGAGCTCGAGGCACGCGGCAAGGACCAGTTGCTCGAACTCGTGCGCAGCATCAAGCCGGCCAACGTCGATTGTTTTTATGTGCGACAGGCCACCGCGCTCGGTCTCGGACACGCGGTGCTGTGTGCCGAAAAACTGGTCGGCGAGAGCCCGTTCGCCGTGATTCTCGCGGACGATCTGTTGCACAGCACGAAGCCGGTCATGAAGCAGCTCGTCGACGTGTTCAACCACTATCACAGCTCGGTGGTGGGCGTCGAAACGATCGCCCGCGAAGACAGCCGCTCGTATGGCGTGGTGGATGGTCGCGAGTGGGAAGAGGATGTGATCAAGCTCTCGGGCATCGTCGAGAAGCCCGCACCGGAAAAGGCGCCGTCCAATCTCGGCGTAGTGGGCCGCTATGTGTTGATGCCGACCATCTTCAAGCACATTCGCGCGTTGAAGCCCGGTGCAGGCGGTGAACTGCAACTCACCGATGCATTGCAGTCGTTGCTTGCCGAAGAGCAGGTGCTGGCATATCGCTACTTCGGCACGCGCTTCGATTGCGGAAGCAAGCTTGGCTATCTGAAGGCGACCGTCGAATTCGCGCTGCGGCATCCCGAGGTGCGGGCGGAATTCGAGGAGTATCTGCAGAACTATCTGCCGGTGCAGTTGACGGCGGCCGCTGCGTAA
- a CDS encoding DUF6697 family protein → MFEMNKNYSREYIHTVCGGSKQAFLPTKNGKVVAACLRPDLNPHAPEVILCDGGAAARAAGRTLARQAGEIPVFIKIETDSFRYVGQFAVSESLTAPLDCAPYAHRSSFTAAQISRVIKMNRC, encoded by the coding sequence ATGTTTGAAATGAACAAAAACTATAGCCGCGAGTACATCCACACCGTCTGCGGCGGCAGCAAGCAGGCTTTTCTTCCGACGAAGAATGGCAAGGTAGTCGCCGCGTGCCTGCGGCCCGACCTGAACCCACACGCACCTGAGGTCATCCTCTGCGACGGCGGTGCCGCGGCACGTGCCGCCGGCAGAACGCTCGCAAGACAGGCCGGCGAGATTCCGGTGTTCATCAAGATCGAGACCGATTCGTTTCGCTACGTGGGTCAGTTCGCCGTAAGCGAATCTTTGACTGCGCCGCTCGACTGCGCGCCCTATGCTCATAGGAGCAGTTTCACAGCGGCCCAGATCTCGCGCGTGATCAAGATGAACCGTTGCTAG
- a CDS encoding 2-oxoglutarate dehydrogenase, whose product MRVIMSLINLLRRMSPLIVLGAVMSSAHALPPQAVAPVTLPHGSHGVDGPFFPQNRVAAVTPSTGATLQQQAQQRVEARLGANTALSNGASVTKAQAQSSGLGYVAKHFEEIDSAHTGRVSMSDVRQYLQQQQR is encoded by the coding sequence GCGAGTGATCATGTCTCTTATCAATTTGCTGCGACGTATGTCTCCGTTGATTGTCCTCGGTGCTGTCATGAGTAGCGCTCACGCGTTGCCGCCGCAAGCGGTCGCGCCCGTGACGTTGCCGCATGGCAGTCATGGTGTCGACGGTCCGTTCTTTCCGCAGAACCGTGTGGCGGCCGTGACCCCGTCCACCGGCGCGACCTTGCAACAGCAGGCGCAGCAGCGCGTCGAAGCACGACTCGGCGCCAACACGGCGCTCAGCAATGGCGCCTCTGTCACGAAGGCACAGGCGCAAAGCAGCGGTCTCGGCTATGTCGCCAAACATTTCGAAGAGATCGATAGTGCCCATACCGGGCGCGTGTCGATGAGCGATGTCAGGCAGTATCTGCAGCAGCAACAGCGTTAA